The Marasmius oreades isolate 03SP1 chromosome 11, whole genome shotgun sequence genome includes a region encoding these proteins:
- a CDS encoding uncharacterized protein (BUSCO:EOG09260GKG) gives MSSSDSSCYTVVFESGVEYPSTQELRQALEKGSDEVKIDTLRKIITSTINGNPQPTLMMPIIQYIMPSRNKQLKKLLHFYWEVCPKYDENGKLKQEMILVVNAVRNDLQHPNEYIRGGTLRFLQKIAKDAELLEPLIPTCRSCLEHRHSYVRKNAVFAVYSIYRQFENLIPDAPEMMLTFLAAETDSTCKRNAFVFLAQCSLPKAVEWISNVYDSIPAMDEQLQLSIIEVIRLDCKNDSSNRAKYIRCIFELLNVSSHAVKYEAATTLTILTQNPAAVKAAASCFITLVIKESDNNVKLIVLDRLDGLRGKHGLILDGLIMDVLLILSNSDMDVRRKAISIVLSMTSSRNVEEVVLFLKKQLLKTQEAEFEKASEYRQLLIQSIHVTAVKFSEVAASVVHALLEFLSEPSTAAGPGTSTVSASASALDVVAFIREVVEKFPALRSEICSRLSQTLPEIRSGKVFRGVLWILGEYVGDVESIREVLSEMRRCIGDVPIVPQEETAATEDGADAELSEKEKAERKEKTKPKILADGTYATESAFTTGSNQTRVDIKFGSKTPLRTLILGGDFFTGAVLSVALTKLVLRFHGKDTGKAKSDANMIRAEAMLIMTSIIRVGQSRFVNVPIDEDSSERIMNCLQTLSELQEIQVVHEIFLDDTKQAFERMLASQEKRAAEKKETESEKKVAVQVDDLLSFRQFLKKGADDAIDYDEDLGKATGAGENQEDFMSNLSRITQLTGFSDPLYVEAYVKMHGFDIMLDVLLVNQTPNTLQNLCLDFATLGDLKIVERPSVYTIGPHGFQSIKATIKVSSTETGVIFGSILWEGPNMSEACVILNDIHIDIMDYIKPTYCNEAQFRSMWTEFEWENRVNVNSLVSEPREYLQHVMKATNMSCLTPDGALSGECDFLSANMYARSLFGEDALANLSIERTEAGTITGHVRIRSKTQGIALSLGDRITMAQKDSKPLSV, from the exons ATGTCCTCCTCagattcctcatgttacacCGTGGTATTTGAATCTGGCGTCGAATACCCATCTACTCAAGAACTACGTCAGGCTCTCGAGAAAGGGTCAGACGAAGTTAAGATTGACACGTTGCGCAAGATTATTACCTCGACCATCAATGGAAATCCTCAA CCGACCTTGATGATGCCGATTATCCAGTATATTATGCCGTCGCGGAATAAGCAACTCAAAAAGCTATTACATTTCTATTGGGAAGTATGTCCAAAGTACGATGAGAATGGCAAGCTGAAACAAGAGATGATCTTGGTCGT GAACGCCGTCCGCAATGACTTG caacATCCAAACGAGTACATTCGTGGTGGCACCCTTCGATTCCTTCAGAAAATCGCGAAAGACGCAGAACTGCTCGAACCACTTATTCCTACCTGCCGATCTTGCCTAGAACACCGACACTCCTACGTCCGCAAAAATGCGGTCTTTGCAGTCTATTCCATATATCGCCAATTTGAGAACCTCATACCGGATGCACCAGAGATGATGCTGACGTTCCTCGCCGCCGAAACGGACTCGACGTGTAAAAGGAATGCATTCGTATTTTTGGCTCAGTGTTCGTTGCCCAAGGCAGTGGAATGGATATCGAACGTGTATGATAGCATACCGGCGATGGATGAACAGCTGCAGTTGAGCATTATAGAGGTGATTCGGTTAGATTGCAAGAACGATTCAAGCAATAGG GCCAAGTACATTCGCTGCATATTCGAACTCTTGAATGTCTCCTCACATGCTGTGAAATACGAAGCTGCGACAACATTGACTATTTTGACGCAAAATCCGGCTGCCGTCAAAG CCGCCGCTTCATGCTTCATTACACTTGTAATCAAGGAATCTGACAACAATGTCAAGCTCATCGTTCTCGACCGCCTTGATGGCCTTCGTGGCAAACATGGACTTATCCTCGATGGACTCATTATGGACGTTCTCCTAATCCTTTCAAA CTCAGACATGGACGTTCGTCGGAAAGCTATCAGCATCGTTCTCAGTATGACATCGAGTCGGAATGTCGAAGAAGTCGTTCTCTTTCTTAAAAAACAGCTCCTGAAGACCCAAGAAGCCGAGTTCGAAAAAGCCTCCGAATATCGCCAGCTCCTCATTCAAAGCATTCATGTCACTGCCGTCAAGTTCTCGGAAGTGGCGGCGAGTGTCGTGCACGCTCTGCTCGAGTTCCTTAGTGAACCTAGCACGGCGGCTGGTCCAGGAACATCTACTGTGTCTGCCTCCGCTTCAGCGTTGGATGTTGTCGCTTTTATTCGTGAAGTTGTGGAGAAATTCCCTGCTCTCCGATCCGAAATTTGTTCGAGACTCTCTCAGACGTTGCCGGAGATACGCAGCGGGAAGGTGTTCAGGGGTGTGCTTTGGATATTAGGAGAGTATGTGGGCGATGTGGAGTCGATAAGGGAGGTACTATCCGAGATGAGAAGGTGTATTGGTGATGTTCCGATTGTCCCTCAGGAGGAGACCGCCGCTACTGAAGATGGAGCAGATGCAGAGTTgtcagagaaggagaaggctgAGCGGAAAGAAAAGACTAAACCGAAAATTTTAGCGGATGGGACATATGCTACGGAATCAGCTTTCACCACCGGTTCCAACCAGACGAGGGTGGATATAAAGTTCGGTTCGAAGACACCGCTTCGAA CACTGATACTGGGTGGTGACTTTTTTACTGGCGCCGTCTTATCTGTCGCATTGACAAAGCTTGTTCTACGATTCCATGGTAAGGATACGGGAAAGGCGAAGAGTGACGCGAATATGATTCGCGCTGAG GCCATGCTCATAATGACATCCATCATTCGCGTGGGCCAAAGTCGCTTCGTGAACGTCCCGATCGACGAAGACTCGAGCGAGCGAATCATGAACTGCTTACAAACTCTCAGCGAACTTCAGGAAATACAAGTTGTCCATGAAATTTTCTTGGACGATACGAAACAAGCGTTTGAGCGAATGCTTGCTTCTCAAGAG AAAAGAGCGgcggagaagaaagaaacagaGTCGGAGAAGAAGGTAGCTGTTCAAGTTGATGATTTGTTGTCATTCAGACAATTCTTGAAGAAGGGCGCTGACGATGCTATTGAT TACGACGAAGATCTTGGGAAAGCAACCGGGGCAGGGGAAAATCAGGAAGACTTCATGTCCAACTTGAGCAGAATAACTCAGCTCACTG GTTTCTCCGACCCTCTCTACGTAGAAGCATACGTAAAAATGCATGGATTCGATATCATGCTTG ATGTGCTTCTCGTCAACCAGACACCAAATACGCTACAAAACCTCTGTCTGGATTTCGCTACCCTCGGTGACCTCAAAATTGTCGAACGTCCGTCGGTGTACACAATCGGACCTCATGGTTTCCAGAGTATCAAAGCTACCATCAAGGTGTCTTCGACTGAGACTGGTGTCATTTTCGGAAGCATCCTGTGGGAGGGGCCGAACATGTCTGAAGCTTGTGTCATTTTGAATGATATACACATCGATATCATGGACTATATCAAGCCTACTTATTGTAACGAGGCGCAG TTCCGAAGCATGTGGACCGAGTTTGAGTGGGAGAATCGGGTGAATGTCAATAGCCTTGTATC TGAACCCAGAGAATATCTTCAGCATGTCATGAAGGCGACGAACATGTCTTGTCTAACTCCGGATGGTGCACTGTCTGGTGAATGTGACTTCCTCTCTGCAAACATGTATGCTCGCAGCTTGTTCG GTGAAGACGCGTTGGCGAACTTGAGTATAGAGCGAACGGAGGCTGGCACAATTACAGGACACGTCCGAATTCGCAGTAAGACGCAAGGCATTGCACTCTCATTGGGTGACAGAATTACGATGG CGCAAAAGGACAGTAAACCTCTGTCTGTTTAA
- the CCT2 gene encoding T-complex protein 1 subunit beta codes for MSMQIFGEQATEEKAENARLSSFVGALALGDLVKSTLGPKGMNKILQSASTGDINVTNDGATILKAIQLDNAAAKILVNISKVQDDEVGDGTTSVCVLAAELLREAEKLIAQKIHPQTIIEGYRIASSAALKALEKAAVDNRSDPKAFRDDLTNIARTTLSSKVLSQDKAYFAKLAVDAVLRLKGSTNLEHIQIIKKVGGKLTDSYLDEGFILDKTIAVNSPKRLENAKILIANTSMDTDKIKIFGARVKVDSTGKLAELERAEKVSGLRYSSSSHHLIHFQEKMKAKVDAIAHHGVNCFVNRQLIYNYPESLLAEKGITVIEHADFEGVERLSLVTGGEIASTFDRPDLVKLGHCDLIEEIIIGEDKLIKFSGVAAGEACTVVLRGSTSQMVDEAERSLHDALSVLSQTVKETRTVLGGGCSEMLMSCAVDEETRSIKGKKAIAAEGFSTALRKIPTILSDNAGFDSSDLVARLRAAHYEGQSDAGLDMNEGVVSSMRKLGITESYKLKRQVVLSASEAAEMIIRVDDILRATPRKREAV; via the exons ATGTCGATGCAAATTTTTGGTGAACAG GCTACGGAAGAAAAAGCTGAAAATGCGCGTCTTTCCTCGTTTGTTGGCGCTCTTGCGCTCGGAGATCTCGTCAAATCCACTTTAGGTCCCAAAGGCATGAACAAAATTCTTCAATCAGCCTCAACAGGCGACATCAACGTTACGAATGACGGCGCTACCATCCTCAAAGCCATTCAACTCGACAATGCCGCTGCCAAAATTCTCGTCAACATCTCCAAAGTCCAAGACGATGAGGTTGGGGATGGCACGACCAGTGTCTGCGTCCTGGCCGCAGAGCTTTTACGAGAAGCAGAAAAGTTGATCGCACAGAAGATCCATCCACAGACTATCATTGAGGGTTACAGAATTGCGAGCTCCGCCGCGTTGAAGGCATTGGAGAAAGCGGCTGTTGATAATCG GTCGGATCCAAAAGCATTCAGAGACGATCTTACAAATATTGCTCGAACGACCCTTTCATCAAAAGTTCTATCCCAAGACAAGGCCTACTTCGCCAAGCTCGCAGTGGATGCCGTACTGCGGCTCAAG GGATCAACGAATTTGGAGCATATCCAAATTATCAAGAAAGTCGGAGGGAAACTCACCGATTCGTATCTTGACGAAG GCTTTATTCTTGACAAGACGATTGCTGTGAATTCGCCAAAACGATTAGAGAACGCCAAAATCCTTATTGCCAACACAT CGATGGACACCGATAAAATTAAAATCTTTGGTGCACGAGTTAAAGTGGACTCCACAGGCAAACTTGCTGAGCTTGAGCGCGCGGAGAAGGTGTCCGGTCTTCGatactcttcctcttcacatCACTTAATCCACTTCCAGGAAAAAATGAAGGCCAAGGTCGATGCAATTGCCCACCATGGTGTCAACTGTTTCGTCAACCGTCAACTGATCTATAATTATCCTGAATCTCTTCTCGCCGAAAAGGGCATCACAGTAATAGAACATGCCGATTTCGAGGGCGTTGAACGACTCTCACTAGTAACAGGTGGTGAAATTGCCTCGACATTCGATCGGCCTGACCTGGTTAAGCTGGGACACTGTGACTTGATTGAGGAAATTATTATTGGTGAAGACAAG CTAATAAAATTTTCCGGGGTCGCTGCAGGCGAAGCATGCACAGTCGTACTTCGGGGTTCAACCTCTCAAATGGTCGATGAAGCCGAACGTTCACTACACGATGCTCTTTCTGTGCTCTCCCAAACTGTCAAGGAAACACGAACTGTCCTTGGAGGCGGATGTTCCGAGATGCTCATGTCTTGTGCCGTCGATGAAGAAACAAGGTCTATCAAGGGCAAAAAAGCAATCGCTGCAGAAGGATTCAGTACAGCTCTTCGGAAGATACCTACGATTCTGTCGGATAATGCAGGGTTCGATTCGTCGGATCTAGTTGCGAGGTTGAGGGCTGCACATTATGAAGGACAGTCGGACGCTGGGCTCG ATATGAATGAGGGAGTTGTATCCTCCATGAGGAAACTTGGAATAACAGAGAGTTACAAGCTGAAGCGCCAGGTAGTGCTTAGTGCCAGTGAAGCGGCAGAGATGATTATTCG GGTGGACGACATCCTCAGAGCGACTCCTCGAAAGCGCGAAGCAGTATAG